From one Luteolibacter sp. SL250 genomic stretch:
- a CDS encoding Gldg family protein — MSEASAESPGKKSGGTPRKPNRWGVGTLSIIQLVLLLCVLGGLNYLSSFHYLRKDLSRDGNYTLSSSTRRYLESDAIQKREKPVKWIMAFRRSSPFYERVRALAEDYARLSGGKVELEILDPLRSPDRTQQVTAAYDISLVRDLLLIDARPDESSVTVQEQGGTRALNPNVKIVVADEMVVHTTYQGQRRPTGFKGEDLLTARLVEAIEGRPRKMLFLSDKSRIDAEGEESSWKSLEENLRLQNIQLTAMELAGMKDIPEDAEGIALVAPRYDFTDEEIAVLERYWQRPRAALLVLLKANETPAKLRAFLRTNGVTPQRDRVIAREGDRIVTHARGTYTYGVDFLSDLALQSALFNGATSSLEVREGAEDLMTRKITPFGLIRGAEGFWGETKFGEGDPVFDPAEDSKPPLYLAASVTRGDEASDAAANETSRMIVVANTDFLDPTRQRTENVDFLASSVNWLVGRKSLTGTGPRSIGTYMLPLLDSQVQFINRANLFFMPAALLIIGAFVWSSRRA; from the coding sequence ATGTCCGAAGCTTCCGCAGAATCGCCCGGGAAAAAATCCGGCGGCACGCCCCGCAAGCCCAACCGCTGGGGTGTGGGCACGCTTTCCATCATCCAGCTCGTCCTGCTGCTGTGTGTCCTGGGCGGGCTGAACTACCTCAGCTCCTTCCACTATCTGCGGAAGGACCTCAGCCGGGATGGGAACTACACGCTTTCCAGCTCCACCCGCCGCTACCTGGAGTCGGACGCCATCCAGAAGCGGGAGAAGCCCGTGAAGTGGATCATGGCGTTCCGCCGCTCCTCCCCGTTCTACGAGCGCGTGCGCGCCCTGGCGGAGGACTACGCCCGCCTGTCCGGCGGAAAGGTCGAGCTGGAGATCCTGGACCCGCTCCGCAGTCCGGACCGCACCCAGCAGGTCACCGCCGCGTATGACATCTCGCTGGTCCGCGACCTCCTCCTCATCGACGCCCGCCCGGACGAGTCATCCGTCACCGTCCAGGAACAGGGCGGCACCCGCGCGCTCAACCCGAACGTGAAGATCGTCGTCGCGGATGAGATGGTCGTCCACACCACCTACCAAGGCCAGCGGCGGCCCACCGGCTTCAAGGGCGAGGACCTGCTCACCGCCCGGCTGGTGGAGGCCATCGAAGGCCGCCCGCGGAAGATGCTTTTCCTTTCCGACAAGAGCCGCATCGACGCGGAAGGGGAGGAGTCCTCATGGAAGTCCCTGGAGGAAAACCTGCGCCTCCAGAACATCCAGCTCACCGCCATGGAGCTGGCCGGCATGAAGGACATCCCGGAGGATGCGGAGGGCATCGCCCTCGTCGCGCCGCGCTATGACTTCACGGATGAGGAGATCGCCGTGCTGGAGCGCTACTGGCAGCGCCCCCGCGCCGCCCTGCTGGTGCTGCTGAAGGCGAACGAGACGCCCGCGAAGCTGCGCGCCTTCCTCCGCACCAACGGCGTCACCCCGCAGCGTGACCGCGTCATCGCCAGGGAAGGGGACCGCATCGTCACCCACGCGCGCGGCACCTACACCTACGGCGTGGATTTCCTTTCCGATCTGGCCCTGCAGTCCGCCCTCTTCAACGGCGCGACCTCCTCCCTGGAGGTGCGTGAGGGAGCGGAGGACCTCATGACGCGGAAGATCACCCCCTTCGGCCTCATCCGCGGCGCGGAGGGATTCTGGGGGGAGACAAAGTTCGGCGAGGGCGACCCCGTGTTCGACCCGGCGGAGGACTCGAAGCCGCCGCTCTACCTGGCCGCCAGCGTCACCCGTGGGGATGAGGCCAGCGACGCCGCTGCGAACGAGACCTCCCGCATGATCGTCGTCGCCAACACCGACTTCCTCGACCCCACCCGCCAGCGCACGGAGAACGTGGATTTCCTCGCCTCCTCGGTGAACTGGCTCGTCGGGCGGAAGTCGCTCACCGGCACCGGCCCGCGCTCCATCGGCACCTACATGCTGCCGCTGCTGGACAGCCAGGTACAGTTCATCAACCGGGCGAACCTGTTCTTCATGCCCGCCGCGCTCCTCATCATCGGCGCGTTCGTCTGGTCCTCCCGCCGCGCCTGA